CGTCTTTAAAAGTATAATGTCCCCCTATAGTGTGCATATAGATCCATATACTCATCAAAAAATAAGCGATATTTGAAAATCTAAATTTTTTATATGTAAAAACTAGAGGCAACACTACTAACAATACCGTTAGATTTTCCGCTATCCAAACGGTCTTATCCTTGGGATTGACAGAACAAAGTAAAAACAAAACAACATATATAATTAATAGAATATGTGGAAAAAATTTTTTAATTACACTCGAATCTAAAACTATCATCTAAATCCTTAGGTAAAATCAAAGTTCTAAAATTTTCATCTCTTGCTTTTTGACACAACTTTGCTCTTTCTTGTTCATCTATAACATATATTTGCGCATATTCGACATTAAAAACAGGCTTACCTTTTTGAATAAACGGAGTTAAGAACTCACACTCATTAAACTCATGGCACTGCTCATTTAATGCAAAATCGAAATAATCCACTAAATCGTTTATTTGCATTAAATCATTTTTTAAACCTATAGAAAGCCCTCTTAAATGCGCTTCCTGCGCCAAAAATTTGTTATATTCCAACTGATCTTCATACGTTAATCCAAATCCCGTATTATTTATATAGCTATCTACATTATCTGGTTCAACCCCGTCACACCCTTTATTTTTAGCGATATCCAATCTCTCCTGCATAATCTCTCTTACAGTAGAATTTCTAATATCTAACCATTTTTCACCTTCCCAACCATCCAAATCGTTTCCAATAGCCTCTTTAGGAAATTTATAAGCATCTTCTCTCCAATTTTCATAACTACCTGCACTAAAATAGCAAATAACCTTTTTCCCTTGATTATGCAATGTTTCTATAATTTCTTCGCTAGTATCAAATAAATCGATATCATATAACTCTACATTATAATCTAAGTTAATTGTACCTTGTAGTTGCCAATGCCAAGTTGTATTTACATCCGGTCTGTACCAATCAATCTCTGGGTCGCTCTCAACGCTTCCGCCTCCTCCACATCCATAGAGAAAAATTATCAAAATAAGAGCCGTCAAAATCCTCATACTATCTTTCCGAATCTTTTTATTCGATAATTAACGAGTAGTAAGTTTAAATAAAATCTACTTAATATACTATTTTATCCAAAATAGAGATTATAAATCTTTTCAATTTTATCTTTAAGTAAAGTCAAACTAACGTTTCTTCCAACTCTAGCAAACTCTTTATTATCAAAAAATATAAGAATCGCGGGAGCACTAAAAATATTAAACTTGCTTCCAACTTCCGATACATCGGCTATATTTGTCTCAAATAGAACAACTTTGGGAAATTCTTTTGAAAAAAGCTCTTCGATTTTGGGTTTCAAAACTTCGCATACGTTACAATTTGGTGCACTCACATAAAGCAAAACTGCATCATTTTGCAAAATCTCTTTTTCAATATCCTGTAAATTCTCAAGTTTTTTCATTTGATTCCTTTATAAAATAGTGGCATTAGGAATTTGGAATTGGGAATTAGTGGTAATAATTCATTGAAAATGGTTGAGTAGTTGAGTTTTTGAATTGAATTTTATAAATTATTTTAACTACTCAACATATTTAACACTTTTAACCAATAACCCAATATACCAAATAATCTAATTACTAATTCCTAATTCCAAATACACCAATATACTAATAAACATTAACTACTTTTCCCTCCTCTTTTATATACTCCAAAAACTGTTTATATATCTCCTCTTTACTCAATGTAGTGCTATCTCCTATACAGATAAGTTTTCTTTTAGCTCTCGTTATAGCCACATTTAATCGCCTTAAATCTTTCAAAAAACCTATTTTGCCCTCTTCGTTGCTTCTAACAAAACTGATAATAATAACTTCTTTTTCTCTTCCTTGAAAACCGTCAACACTTTTAACTTCAGTTAAAATCTCATCTTCACTTAAAACCTGTTTTATTCTCTTAACTTGAGATAAATATGGAGATATTACGCCAATATCCTCTTCTTTCATCCCCATATTTAACAACTCTTTTACCAAATCAACTACTATCTCTGCCTCTTTTACA
This Nitrosophilus labii DNA region includes the following protein-coding sequences:
- a CDS encoding endo alpha-1,4 polygalactosaminidase, translating into MRILTALILIIFLYGCGGGGSVESDPEIDWYRPDVNTTWHWQLQGTINLDYNVELYDIDLFDTSEEIIETLHNQGKKVICYFSAGSYENWREDAYKFPKEAIGNDLDGWEGEKWLDIRNSTVREIMQERLDIAKNKGCDGVEPDNVDSYINNTGFGLTYEDQLEYNKFLAQEAHLRGLSIGLKNDLMQINDLVDYFDFALNEQCHEFNECEFLTPFIQKGKPVFNVEYAQIYVIDEQERAKLCQKARDENFRTLILPKDLDDSFRFECN
- a CDS encoding thioredoxin family protein, with amino-acid sequence MKKLENLQDIEKEILQNDAVLLYVSAPNCNVCEVLKPKIEELFSKEFPKVVLFETNIADVSEVGSKFNIFSAPAILIFFDNKEFARVGRNVSLTLLKDKIEKIYNLYFG